From the Papaver somniferum cultivar HN1 chromosome 2, ASM357369v1, whole genome shotgun sequence genome, the window CATTCCTcgatgcaaattgcaaaccagcCGAAATACTTTTATTAGGGGTGTGCAGAAAAACTGAAACCGCAGTTTTCACCCGAAACCGTtcgcaaaattgcgggtgaaaaccaatccgcatgAGTCTATGGATCGGACACGGTtgagttttcaaatccgcaaggtctagcggtttggttgcggttggactttgaaatccgcggattcaccgGCACCCGCAAAAATTGAGTTTTAGATTTTAGATTAGGTTAGATATCTCTAATTTAATTTACTAGGAATAAGAGGTTCGTCCTCTTCAGAGAACATTTCAAGATCTGCataatcttcttgaagaaactgAAGGTTTTGAAGCTTCTCGATGCTTGCATGTGACCCACTCCGTGCGTTGTGAGAACTGCTGGAAAAAGAAGTTGTGCCCTCCTCTTGATactgaatataaacacaaaacaaggtAGCAGTTAATTATCCGCCAAATGTGGTCTAATGTGGACAAGAATCCTGATAAAGCACTAATCCAGAAAATTTATCCTGTTGTTTGTCAATTCATAGAGGAAATTAAATTCGTTTTAAAAAACAAGGtgctacatcaaatgattaaagATCACTACACTTATCAGTTGCAGTGTTAATTAAGATTACTACCTAATAAGTATATATTATACTCATAATGTTGTGCAACAAAACTTTGGCATTTGCTTCattgttattaatttattatcatgGGAGGGAGAcagtgagttaacataaatagagAGATCAATTACCCATATGAAGGGATTTTGACAGGTAGGctgacttttttttttccaaatctacATCCGATCTGCATCACCCGCTAATCCGTGAAtgtcaaatccgcgggtgattgggccggttacggttcaattttccaaatccacaactttgacggtttggttgcgggtgacccctaatccgcaaccgtccgtccgttgcacacccctgaTTTTTATgcaagaaggagaagaagtggTGGACATGGTGAGATGAGAAGTCAGATAATTTCAATTTCAGCCTACCCTGATCAACCCACCATTTCATTTTCAATAGCTTTAATTCTGTCTCGGTTATTCCTATTTCTTGCAATTCTTTTGCTGGACTGGTATTAATTGCTGTACATGTTTACCAAATGGTCCAAATCGTTACAGTAGTGTAAATCTTTCAACGCTCACAAACATAAGATTCAGCCATGGTAATGGACTCCACCGATTCTACTACCTCTAGCTCAATTCATCTGTGACGGAATGCATCACAATTCTGAtttcttcagaaatcaatttcgttGTAAtcgcagaagaggaagaaaattttAACTGTGAGGGTTTGATACTGGTAGGAATGGCAGGACAATCCAGAAAATGGATGATATTAGTAGCGGCCATATGGATACAAGCATTTACAGGTACAAATTTTGATTTCTCAGCATATTCATCAAATTTGAAATCAGTATTAGGGATTTCACAAGTTCAATTGAATTATTTAGCAACAGCTTCAGATCTTGGTAAAATTTTTGGTTGGTCTTCTGGTTTAGCTCTTTTGTATTTGCCCCTTTGGTCTGTTCTTATCTTGGCTGCTTTTATGGGTTTCATTGGTTATGGTtttcaatggcttcttcttcagaatctcaTTTCTCTCCCTCATTTCATTGTATTTCTGCTATGCTTGTTGTCTGGATGCAGTATAAGTTGGTTCAATACAGTATGTTTTGTATTATGCAATCAAAATTTCCCCACAAGTAGAGCTTTGGCATTATCTCTTACCATTAGTTATAATGGACTTAGTCCAGCAATTTACAATCTTGCTGCCGATGCCATTTCCTCACCAGAATCTAGTATTTATCTAATTCTGAATGCTCTTTTTCCTCTCATCACATGTTTTTCTGCTCTAGTTCCAATCCTTCGTCAACATCCACTACAAACCTTGCCCCAAGACGCTGTTCGTCGAGATTCCTTCTTATTTATAATTCTTAATATCATCGCTGTTTTCACGGGTATGTACCTTCTGTTGCTTAATTCAGTTACCGCAATTTCTTCGACTGCGAGGATAATCTTTGGTGGTGCCCTTTTTTTCCTTGTTCTTCCCTTGTGCATCCCTGGAATTGTATATGCTCGTAGCTGGGCTCTGGAAAATATTCATGCGAGTTTTCGTTTGCAAGGTTCTGGTTTTAACCTTGTTGACGTTGATGATCTCGAGCTTCACAAAGAGTTACTTATCGGGCGAGAAGAGTACTATTACAAGAACATTGTGAATGGTACTATGAAGAATCAGTTGTCTGTTCTTGGAGAAGAACACTCTGCTAGAGATCTTCTTAGCAGACTGGATTTTTGGTTATACTATGTTGCTTACTTTTGTGGAGGTACAATCGGGTTAGTATACAGTAATAATCTAGGCCAAATATCACAGTCCCTTGGGTTTGCTTCGAAAACTACTGAGCTCCTTACGCTTTATTCGTCGTGCTCCTTCTTCGGACGGTTGCTCTCTGCTGCCCCTGACTTCTTGTGCGTGAAGCTGTATTTTGCAAGGACAGGGTGGTTGGCAATTGCGCTATTACCTACTCCAGTTGCATTCTTTTTGCTCACTGTATCCAGTAGTGAGAGGGCACTGGAAGTTGGTACAGCCctgattgggtttagctccggaTTCATTTTTGCAGCTGCAGTGTCAATTACTTCAGAGTTATTCGGACCCAACAGTATGGGTATCAACCATAATATATTGATCACAAACATCCCTATAGGTTCTCTTGCTTATGGATTACTTGCAGCAATAGTTTATGATAGTAATGTTAAATCATCGGGATTGTCGACTAACATGGAAATAGTTGATGGAGTGTCGATTTGTATGGGAAGACAATGTTACTTGCAGACATTCTTGTGGTGGGGTGTTATCTCCTTGTTTGGCTTATTATCCAGTGGCATTCTTTTCGTGCGCACAAAACCTGCTTATGATCGTTTCGAAGAGAACAGGATTCTGACATCTGATACTGTTTATTTAATGATGTGAAACTGGTATTGATTAGATATACTGGAAAGGAAGGTGTACCATTCCCTGAGAAATATTAGGTTCTTTTGTCTTGGCAGCAACAACTAATAGCACAATGTAATGTGAGTGTGTGCAGTGAGCGTGAGCTATGCACATGTGAGGTGCAAGTGCTAGAGAGTCGAGAGAACTAATTCAGTTTTTTTCTTAATATCCTTGCTGTTTTTACTGGTATGTACCTTCTGTTGCTAAATTCAGTTATCACATTTTCTTCAACTGCGAGGATAATCTTTGGTGGTGCActttttttgcttgttcttcccTTGTGCATCCCGGGAATTGTATATGCTCGTAATTGGTCTCTGAAGAATGTTATTGCGAGTTTTCGTTTGCAAGGTTCTGGTTATAACCTTGTAGATGTTGATGATCACGAGCTTCATAAAGAGTTACTTATCGGGCAGGATGAGTATTACAAGCATTCCATGATTGGTACTATGAAAAGCAAGGTGACTGTGAAGAATCGGTTGTTGGTTCTTGGAGAAGAACACCCTGCCAGAGATCTTGTTAGCAGAATGGATTTTTGGTTATACTATGTTGCTTACTTTTGTGGAGGTACAATCGGGTTAGTGTACAGTAATAATCTGGGGCAAATTTCACAGTCCCTTGGGTTTGCTTCCAAAACTACTGAGCTCCTTACACTTTATTCTTCGTGCTCCTTCTTCGGCCGGTTGCTCGCTGCTGCCCCTGACTTCTTGCGCGAGAAGCTGCATTTCGCAAGGACAGGGTGGTTGGCAATTGCACTCTTACCTACTCCAATCGCATTCTTTTTGCTCACTGCATCCAGTAGTGAGAGGGCATTGGAAGTTGGTACAGCTTTGATTGGGTTGAGCTCCGGGTTTATTTTTGCAGCTGCAGCTTCTGTTACTTCGGAGTTATTTGGACCCAACAGTATGGGTGTCAACCATAATATACTGATCACTAACATTCCTATTGGTTCTCTTGCTTATGGATTACTTGCAGCAGTGGTTTATGACAGTAATGTTAAATCATCGGGATTGACTATCATGGAAGTAGTTGACGGAGTATCGATTTGTATGGGAAGACAATGTTACTTGCAGACATTCTTCTGGTGGGGTGTTATCTCATTGTTTGGCTTGTCATCCAGTAGCCTTCTTTTCTTGCGCACAAAACCTGCTTATGATCGCTTCGAAAAGAATATGATTCTGACAACTGATAGTGTTTATCGAAACCTTCTTTTCCCATAATGCATTTTGTTAGTAAACAAGAGCCAAGCCGATTTGCATAATGGTGAAGCCTTCTTAGGTCAAGATCCCAAGTCTCTTTGGTAGAACGCATTTTCTCCAATGGATGATGAGTTGTTTCCAGAACGGGAGATGGAGGTTTTGCGCATGTCAGATGGTGCTCAGACAGCTCTAGGCTTTAAGTTCAAGCTTCGCCAGCTGCAAGACAATCAAAACCAACAGCTGCTACATGGGTTGTCTCTCTATAGTATGATTCCGCCGGTGTTGAAGTTAACTGATCCACTTCCTTTATAGGCGTTGTAAGTAATTTCGGAACTAGAACTGAACCGAGTTAGATTTATTTTGGGGGCCTGCACGATAACTTTGTGTTCTTCCAACCCTGAAGGTGACGGGTTGATGCATATATTTCTTAAATTCCTTCTTGGCCGGAGCTTCCTGTTCAGGTATGAACATGTTCCACATCCAGATAGAAGAGCTCTCTACTCATCGTTCAGGGATACCTACGCAGTTTTGTGTTTTCACCAAATTCATTGTACATTTCTTAAAGCTGCTGCAtgtgaatttatcaaattcaatGGGGGTTACCATAGAACCATCAAATGGTCTGATGTTCTCATGCTCCCTCCCACTGCTTCCGGGTTACCAAATTTATATAAAACAACACAATGTTTCACCACTGAATTCACTGGGTTGGAAACATCAATGGTAACTCCTGCAGTAGTCATTGCCAtggtaaaaaaagaagaagtcgtCAATCATCCGCCAAAGGCCCAAGAGAATGACTAAGCCTGGTTTTGGCTCCCGAGCCGAGTTTTCTAACTGAGTATTAAAGCCCAAAAGGCTAGGCGTCAGTCTAACTGATGTAGACTCGAATTAAGGCGAATGTCCCTATAAGCTGTAACTAATGCCGAATGTCCCTGTTTAAGCATACATTGTGAGTGGGTTATGAGCTATGACAGAATAAGCAGTCACTTTTTAAAACGATTTCGTTTCGCTGCGCTAACTTTTCAAGTTTTTAGCTTTTGCACGAGGACCACTGAGAATCCAAAGAGACGAATAGCTGACGATAAAACGGAAATACTGCAAGTTGGTTAGGTAATCTTATGGATGCAACATATGACATTAGAATGGTTAGGAGGAGCCACCCCCTTGACCTGACCACTCTCCTTCATTTTCAAGTGCAAGAGGTATTGAAAGAAAACTCTAGATTATCTGCCATCCAACcacattatttttcttcttaccCGATCTTTCTACGTTAGAatgatgtttttatttttttgtattatttatttattgaagcATTTAGAAAGATGTTTGATTGACATTTTGGcatcattttttatttgtttggatTCAAAAAAAGTTAATCGattattttattgatcaaataattaaaaaaagtaAAGTTATTTAAGCAATTTTATTGCCCGTTCTTTTTTTCTAATTCTAATATCCCAAAAAATAATACTCAGAGCAGCAAATGGTCTTGGCTTTGCTCTAAAGAGAAAACTCGTTATTCATAAAATTTATCACAAACACAAAGCAGCATCATAACAATTTGTAATGGAAAATTATTAAAACCAGTTGCAGACCAGGATTGAGGGTAACCGAAGGTCCCAAAAAATCTCACTTCATGAGAAACAAATTTTAAGACTTCCATTATGAAAAGACACTATGTCAGTTTTGAAACAGAAAGGGTATACAATTTTGGAATCTAACTAATGGTATGTGGGCTTACGAGGCGCATAATTTATGCGTAAGTGTAACACTCAAACAGAACGAGCCGGCCTAAAGGATAAGAAATTGGCCACAGAAGTTTTGAACCCACCTCCCTTTACATCTCTCCGGTCTCCATCTCATAGCTGTTCTTGCTTGACTTGTTGGATATTTTTTCATTCTAAAAGATGATATACTAAAACACTTAATCAAGCTTGTATTGCACTATATCGTGTTTTAATATTCTTTTATCAATTCCGATATAATTGGCGAAATCAGTCTTGCATAAGCATTACATCATGTTTGGTTCTTTTGCATTTTTGAAGAAGCATTCATTCAAGGTAGACAGATATCCGATAACATCTTCATAGCTCACGAAATGATTCATACGATGAGGGAAAAACGAGGGAGTGAATTTCTTATGGGTTTAAAGATGGATATGTCAAAGGCTTTCAATAGGGTGGAGTGGGATTTTTTGGGAAGGATTTTGAATAAGCTAGGATTTAGTAGTCAATGGTGTAAAATGGTGCATCAGTGTGTTAGTACTGTGTCGGCATCGGTACTTCTAAATGGGGTGCCTTGTAAGCAATTCAACCCAACTAGAGGACTTAGGCAGGGAGATCCGTTATCTCCttactttttcatcatttgtatggAGGCACTATCCAGGTCTATTTCCAAGGCCGAGGACTTGAATCTCATCCATGGGATAAAGGTGGGACAACACGCCCCCTCAATATCGTATTTGTTGTTTGCTGACGATTTACTTGTTTTCAGCACATCAACTAAAGATGAGTGTTAACGTTTTGAAAGTTCTAAATGATTTCAGCTCGGCATCTGGTCAGCTAATCAACCTAGATAAGTCAGGAATTTTCTTTATCCCTAATACCCACCAAGATGTTATAGATGATATCATTAACACATTAGTTGTAAATAGAATATCTCTTAATGAAAAGTACTTAGGTACACCGTTGTTCACTCATACTTCTAAAGTCAAGTCGTGTAAATTTATCCTAGAAAGAGTGGGGGGTAAGCTGCAAGattggaaagaaaaaaatatgTCTTGTGCAGGAAAGGGAGTTATGATTCAGGCTTCTTCTTCGACAGTCCCAATGTAccaaatgaactgttttagagTGCCAGTTGTTGTAAATGAAAGCATAGATAAGAtgcaaagagatttttttttttttgaggaaatgatgaaaatggaaaaaaatgggtGTACATAAAGGCGTGGACCTCAGTTTGCAAGCTAAAAAGTACATGAGGAATGGGCTTTGTGAATTTGAGAACTTTTAACTCGGCTATGTTATCTAAAGTGTGTTGGAGATTGCTGCAGGAATCTAAAGGTCTGTGGCCTTCAATATTTGAAAAAAAGTATTTCAACGGGAGAAGTTTGCTGGGAAGTAGGTACAAATGCTCTGACAAAGATTCGTGGGTATGGAAAATTTTGATGagagagatggggaaaataaagGAGAATACTGAATGGATTGTGAGAGATGGGAAATCAACTAGAGTATGGGAGGACATATGGTACCCAGTTCAAATGGAGAAACTAGTAGAACCACATGATCAATACCAGAAAATTACTTTTCTTGAGGAACTGATGGTAACAAATGGAAACCAATGGAGTTGGGATGACCAAAAGCTTGTCAGTTACTTCGACACACAGGTAGGTGTGAAAATTAGGCAGATTAGgataaacaaaagaagaagagatgagttAAGATGGAAGCTGGAATACAATGGGAAGTTTACAGTCAAGTCGTTGTACAAAAAACTTATCCATAGAGGTCAACAAGAAGATATGGATTTGAAAAAATTCAGGAGAAAGGTATGGAGGATTAATACATTCCCAAGAGTGAAGACTTTTATCTGGAAATACATACACTCCATTATGCCTTTGAATGAGAGACTAGCCAGGATTCTACCGTATATCAACAAGATC encodes:
- the LOC113347850 gene encoding protein NUCLEAR FUSION DEFECTIVE 4-like isoform X2, coding for MAGQSRKWMILVAAIWIQAFTVPILRQHPLQTLPQDAVRRDSFLFIILNIIAVFTGMYLLLLNSVTAISSTARIIFGGALFFLVLPLCIPGIVYARSWALENIHASFRLQGSGFNLVDVDDLELHKELLIGREEYYYKNIVNGTMKNQLSVLGEEHSARDLLSRLDFWLYYVAYFCGGTIGLVYSNNLGQISQSLGFASKTTELLTLYSSCSFFGRLLSAAPDFLCVKLYFARTGWLAIALLPTPVAFFLLTVSSSERALEVGTALIGFSSGFIFAAAVSITSELFGPNSMGINHNILITNIPIGSLAYGLLAAIVYDSNVKSSGLSTNMEIVDGVSICMGRQCYLQTFLWWGVISLFGLLSSGILFVRTKPAYDRFEENRILTSDTVYLMM
- the LOC113347850 gene encoding protein NUCLEAR FUSION DEFECTIVE 4-like isoform X1, whose amino-acid sequence is MAGQSRKWMILVAAIWIQAFTGTNFDFSAYSSNLKSVLGISQVQLNYLATASDLGKIFGWSSGLALLYLPLWSVLILAAFMGFIGYGFQWLLLQNLISLPHFIVFLLCLLSGCSISWFNTVCFVLCNQNFPTSRALALSLTISYNGLSPAIYNLAADAISSPESSIYLILNALFPLITCFSALVPILRQHPLQTLPQDAVRRDSFLFIILNIIAVFTGMYLLLLNSVTAISSTARIIFGGALFFLVLPLCIPGIVYARSWALENIHASFRLQGSGFNLVDVDDLELHKELLIGREEYYYKNIVNGTMKNQLSVLGEEHSARDLLSRLDFWLYYVAYFCGGTIGLVYSNNLGQISQSLGFASKTTELLTLYSSCSFFGRLLSAAPDFLCVKLYFARTGWLAIALLPTPVAFFLLTVSSSERALEVGTALIGFSSGFIFAAAVSITSELFGPNSMGINHNILITNIPIGSLAYGLLAAIVYDSNVKSSGLSTNMEIVDGVSICMGRQCYLQTFLWWGVISLFGLLSSGILFVRTKPAYDRFEENRILTSDTVYLMM
- the LOC113347851 gene encoding protein NUCLEAR FUSION DEFECTIVE 4-like; protein product: MYLLLLNSVITFSSTARIIFGGALFLLVLPLCIPGIVYARNWSLKNVIASFRLQGSGYNLVDVDDHELHKELLIGQDEYYKHSMIGTMKSKVTVKNRLLVLGEEHPARDLVSRMDFWLYYVAYFCGGTIGLVYSNNLGQISQSLGFASKTTELLTLYSSCSFFGRLLAAAPDFLREKLHFARTGWLAIALLPTPIAFFLLTASSSERALEVGTALIGLSSGFIFAAAASVTSELFGPNSMGVNHNILITNIPIGSLAYGLLAAVVYDSNVKSSGLTIMEVVDGVSICMGRQCYLQTFFWWGVISLFGLSSSSLLFLRTKPAYDRFEKNMILTTDSVYRNLLFP